The sequence CCAAGATTCGAGTTCAGTTTTAACccaatttatttttcatatttattattcttgataaataaaaaaattattataaatatctatactatattgTTAATTGTTAAAATTGAGAGAACgaaattaaatatttgtaatattGTGATGATAATTTCAAAGTATGCAAGTCTTTTCAAAATGGTATATGAGAAGAAGCTAAAGGGGGCATTATTACGTCGTATCTGGCATGAAAAACTTTGTTGTATTTCACTAACAACAAATATAGACTCTCTTTGTTTTTTGCTAATGAAGAAgtttatcaaattaattaaaatgcaattttcagtttcgataaaactccatacCTATCTATCTATACttactatatatataaagagTTGACATCTATACTAATCAACTTGGTCCGTCAATATGATACCAATGTCAAATTACATATTTGATAGGATCCATTATTATCTCCtccaatttaattaaaattttatatttttattttttgagaatACAATACAATCTTGATTGAAATAATTACAACCATAAAGTAGTTGCCCGCACGACCGTACTATAGACGAGACTAGAGCATAGACATGAGACGTGCTTATCTCATGCAGAAAAATTACAAAGATAACTTCTAAATCCACCTTacatatttctttatttctaaCCTAGCTTCCTCAAAATTTtcacataatatttttattatatatatacatgcgcATTATAGATAGCTGGTATATATAAAATTGTATTACCTTGTACATTAGTGTCGGACATAACATGATTTCACGTCTTTGGAGCGTTAAATGATATGATAAGAAGATGATTATAACATGATTTCACGAGACGAGAATAGGGAAATTAAATTAAGAGAGAATTAACCTGTGGGGAAGAGAGTTGATAGAGTTTGAAGCTTATATATTTGGGGCCGAACATAAATGAAGTGAGAGGCTCTTGAGGGGTACCAATCGGAGTGAATTCTGTGTCTAACGATTCTTCCGCCGGAGTTCGTTCAGAGTACttcaaattaattttgaaacaaaagTTAGAAAATATATAATCCTTTCGTTTCCCTTCattttgaataaattttttgtaATCTAATTGACACCAAAAGTTGATCCACAACATATTTGAATTATTGAATCCATGCAtaatactataaataatcaagaaTAGTCTAGATACATATATACATTAGTACGTACTATGAAGGTGAAGGTAGATTATATATATAGCttgttgagtttttttttttttttttttaaaaataaaaatgcaaataGACAAacaaaataggaaaaataagttttttggtccattaacttatttatattttggttttggttcattAAATTTTCCAAtgttggttttggtacactaactttgcattttcagtgttttttggtccaatttCATACGTCAACTTTTGATTAGTCCAAAATGATGATATGAaccaatcagaagctgacacgtatgcagttggaccaaaaaacactaaaaacgcaaagttaatgtaccaaaatccatatcgaaaaagttaatggagcAAAACCCAAAAGAGATAAAATtactggaccaaaaaacttattatCCATAGAAAATAATTAGAAAAATTAGATAAACCTGATCCAGCACATATGATGGCTCATGTTTAGCATCAGGCATATAGGCAGCCAAGAAAACGGCCACGCCGATCTTCTCGGGGTACATGTCCATCGCGGCGGCGATGTTCAATCCGCCGACGCTATGTCCTACCAAAACCACCTTCTCGTCCGGCGGAATCGAAGCCATGAATTCCAACAACGGCTTCGTGTAGTCGTCGAACGTTCGGACGTCAACCATCAGGCTTCCCGGATCGATGCCAGAGGCCGACATGTCTAGGGCCGTGACGCGGTGGCCGGCCGCCTCGAGCATGGGCTTGAGTTTGTACCAACACCAAGCACCGTGGCATGCGCCGTGGACTAGAACAAAATGTGCACCTTGCATTGGGACTTCCGTTAATTATATTTGTTTTGAGTTATCAAGTTAtatattgtttttttgtttgattGGGGAATATGAGGTGATGCATGTCTTTATATAGACGCTACGCGGATGGAAATGAACATATGTGACTTTATGTTCAATCAAATATTCAAATTTGTACTTCAGATTTTTTTGGACTTAGTCGAACTTCAAAATTGGAAccatcaaataatatatatttcctCACTCTTACGATCTTATTTAGGCTTTTTTTTTCACCCGTACCAAATTATATATAGTTTAGTTTTCATATTTAATGTAATATGTTCTATTCTTTTAtcaatttatatattaaattaatctaattaactcttaaaaaattattttattttattaaaacttCATTAAATAAGGGTAAAATAAGAAATTGCTTTCTAAAATTTACTTTCACAAACACTTTCTTAGAATATGTGAAAACACACACTTGTCTATATAAATGGGATGTATG comes from Henckelia pumila isolate YLH828 chromosome 4, ASM3356847v2, whole genome shotgun sequence and encodes:
- the LOC140866689 gene encoding salicylic acid-binding protein 2-like, whose product is MQGAHFVLVHGACHGAWCWYKLKPMLEAAGHRVTALDMSASGIDPGSLMVDVRTFDDYTKPLLEFMASIPPDEKVVLVGHSVGGLNIAAAMDMYPEKIGVAVFLAAYMPDAKHEPSYVLDQYSERTPAEESLDTEFTPIGTPQEPLTSFMFGPKYISFKLYQLSSPQDVALANMLARPSSLFREDLSKKRPFSAKGFGSVKRVYIVASEDKAIPVNFSRWQIENFGVDEVKQIDRADHMAMISEPQRLYESLLEIAEKYI